A genomic segment from Verrucomicrobiota bacterium encodes:
- a CDS encoding NADH-quinone oxidoreductase subunit M, whose amino-acid sequence MAEFPMLTILTLVPLLSGIVLIGFDSEQKKLARGLAFTASVIALALGVLTWLNFDPSSPDIQFEQRHSWIPTLGIEYFVGIDGLGLLLVLLTAIVMPMAILASWKIEERVPLYFSLVLFLEAGLIGTFTALNFFHWFIFWELSLIPAFFLIKFWGGADRSFAATQFFVYTMVGSVTMLLGFLALYYATGTFDFLELAEAAGDGGLATKLAAKISWPGLSAEGLSLLVFAAIFLGFAVKVPLIPFHIWLPTAYVEAPTPTTMLLTGLMSKMGVYGFLRVLLPLFPEEMRAVLNPLLWLAVITIIFSACAAFAQKDLKRILAYSSINHLGYCLLGVFAAATLTGIDGNWATEKAAALNGVVLQMFNHGLTASALFAFVGFLEQRSGGARSLDDFGGLRKAAPVFCGLMGIVLFASLGLPGLNGFVGEFLIFKGAFSLATWATGLSTLGLLVTAIFLLTLLQKVFNGPLNQKWSAIPDLSWGERVVVVPAVGLMFVLGIYPQLAIGPINATVQRMVEQLKF is encoded by the coding sequence CTGGCTGAGTTTCCCATGCTGACCATCCTGACGCTCGTTCCGCTCCTCAGCGGAATCGTGCTCATCGGATTTGACTCCGAGCAGAAGAAGCTTGCGCGAGGGCTGGCATTCACCGCGTCGGTCATCGCCCTCGCGCTGGGCGTCCTGACCTGGCTGAACTTCGATCCGAGTTCGCCGGACATCCAATTCGAACAGCGTCACTCCTGGATTCCCACCCTTGGCATCGAATACTTTGTCGGCATCGACGGATTGGGTCTGTTGCTGGTGCTGCTGACGGCCATCGTCATGCCGATGGCGATTCTCGCTTCCTGGAAGATCGAAGAGCGCGTTCCCCTTTACTTTTCGCTGGTCTTGTTTCTGGAAGCGGGGTTGATCGGCACGTTCACGGCGCTGAATTTCTTTCATTGGTTCATCTTTTGGGAGCTGAGCCTGATCCCGGCGTTCTTCCTGATCAAGTTTTGGGGCGGAGCGGACCGAAGCTTCGCCGCCACGCAGTTCTTCGTCTATACGATGGTCGGCAGCGTGACGATGCTCCTGGGCTTCCTGGCGCTGTATTATGCGACAGGCACGTTTGACTTCCTGGAATTGGCCGAGGCGGCCGGCGACGGAGGGCTGGCCACCAAGCTGGCCGCCAAGATAAGTTGGCCCGGGCTGTCCGCCGAGGGTCTGTCGCTGCTGGTGTTCGCGGCGATCTTCCTGGGCTTCGCGGTGAAGGTGCCGCTGATTCCTTTCCACATCTGGCTCCCGACCGCTTACGTGGAAGCTCCCACACCCACGACGATGCTGCTGACCGGCCTCATGTCCAAGATGGGCGTTTACGGGTTTCTGCGCGTGTTGCTCCCGCTTTTCCCGGAGGAAATGCGCGCAGTACTCAATCCTCTCCTGTGGCTGGCGGTGATCACGATCATTTTCTCCGCGTGCGCTGCGTTCGCGCAAAAGGATTTGAAGCGAATTCTCGCCTACTCCTCCATAAACCACCTTGGCTATTGCCTCCTGGGCGTCTTTGCGGCCGCGACTCTCACCGGAATCGACGGGAATTGGGCGACGGAAAAAGCGGCCGCGCTCAACGGCGTCGTGCTGCAGATGTTCAATCATGGGCTGACGGCGTCGGCGCTATTCGCGTTCGTCGGATTTCTCGAACAACGCAGCGGAGGCGCGCGCAGCCTGGATGATTTTGGCGGTCTCCGCAAGGCGGCGCCGGTGTTCTGCGGACTGATGGGCATCGTTTTGTTTGCGTCGCTGGGACTGCCCGGCTTGAACGGATTCGTCGGTGAGTTTCTGATTTTCAAAGGCGCTTTTTCACTGGCCACCTGGGCCACGGGGCTCTCGACGCTCGGTTTGCTGGTGACCGCGATCTTCCTCCTGACGCTCCTCCAGAAAGTCTTCAACGGCCCGTTGAATCAGAAATGGTCCGCCATACCGGACTTGAGTTGGGGCGAACGCGTGGTCGTGGTGCCGGCAGTGGGCTTGATGTTCGTGCTCGGAATTTACCCGCAACTGGCCATCGGCCCGATTAACGCCACAGTCCAGCGGATGGTAGAGCAACTGAAGTTTTGA
- a CDS encoding inorganic phosphate transporter — protein MALALLVILVALMFEYINGFHDTANSIATVVSTKVLTPGQAVMMSAIFNLAGALAGTAVASTIGKGLVDIQLINTHTILSALLAGIIWNLVTWWVGLPSSSSHALIGGLCGAALASAHNDWSAIKWSAFNAATQKWEGLWPKVAWPMFAAPVCGLLVGFLFVGLLTVLFRRARPGNVNHLFARLQLLSSAWMSFSHGTNDAQKTMGVIALTLFSATTAGAFDHTPAMLSFLKTDKFEIHIWVKIACALTMAAGTAAGGWRIIKTLGHKMVKLQKIHGFAAQTTAAAVIQCASHMGMPLSTTHVISSSIMGVGSAKRLNAIKWTVVERMVWAWLMTLPVSGAVAWGLVELFRFVGFAS, from the coding sequence ATGGCGCTCGCCCTTCTGGTCATTCTGGTCGCGTTGATGTTTGAATACATCAATGGATTCCACGACACCGCCAACTCGATCGCCACGGTGGTTTCGACCAAAGTATTGACTCCAGGCCAGGCGGTGATGATGTCGGCCATTTTTAACCTGGCCGGCGCGCTGGCCGGCACGGCCGTCGCCAGCACGATTGGCAAGGGCCTGGTCGATATCCAACTGATCAACACGCACACCATTCTGTCCGCTTTGCTCGCCGGCATCATTTGGAATCTGGTGACCTGGTGGGTGGGGCTGCCGTCCAGCTCCAGCCATGCCTTGATTGGCGGACTCTGCGGAGCGGCGCTGGCGTCCGCGCACAATGACTGGTCCGCGATCAAATGGTCGGCGTTCAACGCGGCCACGCAGAAATGGGAGGGGCTCTGGCCCAAAGTCGCTTGGCCGATGTTCGCCGCGCCGGTCTGCGGCTTGCTCGTCGGCTTTCTGTTCGTGGGCCTGTTGACCGTTCTGTTCCGGCGCGCCCGTCCGGGCAATGTCAATCACCTGTTTGCGCGCCTACAGTTGCTCAGTTCAGCCTGGATGAGCTTCAGCCACGGCACGAACGACGCGCAAAAAACCATGGGTGTCATCGCGCTGACGCTTTTCTCCGCCACCACGGCCGGCGCCTTCGATCACACGCCGGCGATGCTTAGTTTCCTCAAGACCGACAAATTCGAGATTCATATTTGGGTCAAAATCGCCTGTGCACTGACCATGGCGGCCGGGACCGCGGCCGGCGGATGGAGGATCATCAAGACGCTGGGGCACAAAATGGTGAAGCTACAGAAAATTCACGGCTTCGCGGCGCAAACGACCGCCGCCGCCGTGATTCAATGCGCCAGCCACATGGGTATGCCGCTTTCCACCACGCACGTCATCTCGAGCTCAATCATGGGCGTGGGATCCGCCAAGCGCTTGAATGCGATCAAATGGACGGTGGTGGAGCGAATGGTTTGGGCGTGGCTCATGACGCTGCCAGTAAGCGGCGCGGTGGCGTGGGGTCTGGTGGAGTTATTCCGCTTTGTGGGGTTCGCGAGTTAG
- a CDS encoding NAD(P)H-dependent oxidoreductase, protein MSNAALNVLAVVGSLNKTSVTRVVVSQVASELAVKGCRVDVLDLLAEPLELYNPDSAHASTIYPALQARVKRADVYVLGTPDYHGSISSALKNFLDHFWHEFTGKLFATIVASHEKGLTVTDQLRTVARQCYAWSLPYGVSFMDGEDVRDGRVISETLQRRLDMFARDVRTYGQLLADQRRADLSGRDAGFMARLRERESTDS, encoded by the coding sequence ATGTCAAACGCCGCGCTGAACGTGCTTGCCGTGGTGGGCAGCCTCAACAAAACCTCCGTCACTCGCGTCGTGGTGAGCCAGGTCGCATCCGAGTTGGCTGTGAAAGGCTGCCGCGTTGATGTCCTCGATCTGCTGGCCGAACCGCTCGAACTCTACAATCCGGATTCCGCGCACGCTTCCACGATTTACCCGGCGCTCCAGGCGCGAGTGAAGAGGGCGGACGTGTATGTGTTGGGAACCCCGGATTACCACGGCAGCATCAGCAGCGCGCTGAAGAATTTTCTGGATCACTTCTGGCACGAGTTCACCGGCAAACTTTTCGCGACGATCGTGGCCTCGCACGAAAAGGGCCTGACAGTGACCGACCAGCTCCGGACTGTCGCGCGCCAGTGCTACGCGTGGTCGCTGCCCTACGGCGTGTCCTTCATGGACGGCGAGGACGTGCGGGACGGGCGCGTGATCAGCGAGACGCTCCAGCGACGCCTGGACATGTTTGCGCGGGACGTGCGGACTTACGGTCAACTCCTGGCCGATCAACGCCGCGCGGATCTTTCGGGCCGCGACGCCGGTTTCATGGCGCGGCTGCGCGAGCGAGAATCGACGGACTCCTGA
- a CDS encoding PH domain-containing protein: MGSMCEPFRRILLHRLMVDALKSLVLAVCKVPPEPEPPAGSPGSVRVFRAARSFYTLSLIKWGLAQTGALIGIFAVLGFDFGQHILPSRAWLSNVFRVVEMFALAGLFAQMPFSYFLVRLDFEMRWYLVTDRSLRIRHGVVSVRELTMTFANIQQMTIRQGPLQRLLGIADLQVQTAGGGSPGGGESGGTRGHGAAESMHVGYFHGVDNAQTIRDLIFERLRQHRDAGLGDPDDVARENPAPLQADSDVVEAARSMLAEARALRKALARFAHNPQP; the protein is encoded by the coding sequence ATGGGTTCCATGTGCGAACCCTTTCGGAGAATTCTCCTCCACCGCCTCATGGTTGACGCGCTCAAATCGCTCGTGCTGGCGGTCTGCAAAGTGCCGCCCGAACCCGAACCGCCGGCCGGATCGCCTGGCTCGGTGCGAGTTTTTCGCGCCGCTCGGAGCTTTTACACACTGAGCCTGATCAAATGGGGCCTCGCGCAAACGGGCGCGCTCATTGGCATCTTCGCGGTGCTGGGGTTCGACTTCGGCCAACATATCCTCCCGTCGCGCGCCTGGTTGAGCAACGTCTTTCGCGTCGTCGAAATGTTCGCGCTCGCCGGCTTGTTCGCGCAAATGCCGTTCTCCTACTTCCTGGTTCGGCTCGATTTCGAGATGCGCTGGTACCTCGTGACCGACCGCAGCCTCCGCATCCGCCACGGCGTGGTCAGCGTCCGCGAATTGACCATGACCTTCGCCAACATCCAGCAAATGACGATTCGCCAGGGGCCGTTGCAGCGGTTGCTCGGCATCGCCGATCTTCAAGTGCAAACGGCCGGCGGTGGAAGTCCCGGCGGCGGGGAAAGCGGCGGTACACGTGGACATGGCGCCGCGGAATCGATGCACGTGGGCTATTTTCACGGCGTGGACAATGCGCAAACCATCCGCGACCTCATTTTCGAGCGCTTGCGGCAGCACCGCGACGCGGGGTTGGGCGATCCGGATGATGTGGCTCGCGAGAACCCGGCTCCGCTCCAGGCCGATTCCGATGTCGTTGAGGCCGCTCGATCCATGCTTGCGGAAGCGCGCGCACTGCGGAAAGCTTTGGCCCGGTTCGCGCACAATCCTCAGCCGTGA
- a CDS encoding NADH-quinone oxidoreductase subunit N: protein MPETILVIAALAVLAADVLVMRDDPARQRFIVSAAISCVGCFAALFWMFNIEHHETVLNGMLVVDPLTRLLKAALLGLTAFTLLISVERDFTDHVGEYCALILLATVGMMFLVSSEELLMIFLSLELTSLSLYILAAFNKRDIRSAEAALKYFLFGGTAAAFALFGLSLIYGLSGATNLKQIARALSGQALDPLLICAIVMTIVGFGFKVAAVPFHLWAPDAYQGAPTPSAAFIASGSKVASFFIFAKVMMLGFAGAEGSAAWRSMISGWVPAIALLAVLSMALGNLAAIAQKNVKRLLAYSAIAHAGYALLGVLADNAQGVSSLVYYVVTYALTVLGAFGVVAIVEETTGDSHMGNFAGLARRAPVLALCMMIFMLSLAGIPPLAGFFGKFYLFAAAAGSDSKNLGLLWLVIFAVAMSAVSLYYYLQVLKQIYVAEAPASASSVTPSLFTQGVVALLAAGVVLLGCAPDLLVGRLVQAIKIAGL from the coding sequence ATGCCGGAGACGATCTTGGTGATCGCCGCCCTGGCGGTGCTGGCGGCGGACGTTTTGGTGATGCGGGACGATCCGGCACGGCAACGGTTCATCGTGTCCGCCGCGATTTCGTGCGTGGGCTGTTTCGCGGCCCTCTTCTGGATGTTCAATATCGAACACCACGAAACGGTCTTGAACGGGATGCTGGTCGTCGATCCGCTCACGCGCCTGTTGAAAGCCGCGTTGCTCGGTCTCACAGCCTTCACGCTGTTGATTTCCGTCGAGCGGGATTTCACAGATCACGTGGGCGAATACTGCGCGCTGATTTTGCTTGCGACCGTGGGCATGATGTTCCTGGTCAGTTCCGAGGAACTCCTCATGATCTTCCTTTCGCTCGAACTGACTAGCCTGTCGCTTTACATCCTGGCCGCCTTCAACAAGCGCGATATCCGCTCGGCGGAAGCGGCGCTAAAGTATTTTCTGTTCGGCGGCACGGCGGCGGCGTTTGCGTTGTTCGGGTTAAGCTTGATTTACGGATTGTCCGGCGCGACGAACCTCAAACAAATCGCCCGCGCCCTGAGCGGCCAGGCGCTCGATCCGTTGCTGATCTGCGCTATCGTCATGACGATCGTGGGCTTTGGTTTTAAGGTCGCCGCCGTGCCATTCCATCTCTGGGCGCCCGACGCTTATCAAGGCGCGCCCACGCCTTCCGCCGCGTTCATCGCCTCCGGTTCCAAAGTCGCCAGCTTTTTCATTTTCGCCAAAGTGATGATGCTGGGGTTCGCCGGCGCGGAGGGAAGCGCGGCGTGGCGAAGCATGATTTCGGGTTGGGTGCCGGCCATCGCGCTGCTGGCCGTGCTCTCGATGGCGCTGGGCAACCTGGCGGCCATCGCGCAAAAGAACGTGAAACGGCTGCTCGCGTATTCCGCCATCGCGCACGCCGGATACGCGCTGCTCGGCGTGCTGGCGGACAACGCGCAAGGCGTGTCGTCGCTCGTCTATTACGTCGTGACCTATGCGCTCACGGTGCTCGGCGCGTTTGGAGTGGTCGCGATCGTGGAGGAAACCACTGGAGATTCGCACATGGGCAATTTCGCCGGACTGGCGCGGCGGGCGCCCGTGCTGGCGTTGTGCATGATGATCTTCATGCTGTCCCTGGCGGGGATTCCGCCGCTCGCGGGGTTCTTCGGCAAATTCTACCTCTTTGCCGCCGCCGCCGGGAGCGACTCGAAGAATCTGGGATTGCTCTGGCTCGTGATCTTCGCGGTCGCCATGAGCGCCGTGTCGCTTTACTACTATCTCCAGGTGCTCAAGCAAATCTACGTGGCGGAAGCGCCAGCCTCAGCTTCGTCGGTTACGCCGAGCCTCTTCACGCAAGGCGTGGTCGCGCTCCTGGCCGCGGGCGTGGTCTTGCTGGGCTGCGCGCCGGATTTGCTGGTGGGGCGGCTGGTTCAAGCGATCAAGATCGCAGGGTTGTAG
- a CDS encoding PH domain-containing protein has protein sequence MPTVDEKAIQALERPSPRLMQYYFLCSLVTGPLFPITILPSYFKYHTLRYRFDDEGISMRWGILFRREVILNYARIQDIHLTSNIIERWLGLARVQIQTASGSASAEMTIEGLLEFEAIRDFLYSKMRGRKEHDLRRSQSSAAVAASSADASAPSESASELSAILREICAELRAIRLSLEPKDSPLPHESSPLPSCGHPLPLRPLRGGEGTGERAVRGEGSHGFHVRTLSENSPPPPHG, from the coding sequence ATGCCGACCGTGGACGAGAAGGCCATCCAGGCGCTCGAACGCCCCAGCCCCCGGCTCATGCAGTATTACTTCCTGTGCAGCCTGGTGACCGGGCCGCTGTTTCCCATCACGATCCTGCCTTCCTACTTCAAATACCACACGCTGCGCTACCGGTTTGATGACGAAGGCATCTCCATGCGCTGGGGCATCCTGTTTCGCCGGGAAGTCATCCTCAACTACGCGCGCATCCAGGACATCCACCTGACGTCAAACATCATCGAACGCTGGCTCGGCCTGGCGCGCGTGCAAATCCAGACCGCCAGCGGCAGCGCCAGCGCCGAGATGACCATCGAAGGCTTGCTCGAATTCGAGGCCATCCGCGATTTCCTTTACTCGAAGATGCGCGGACGCAAGGAGCATGATCTGAGGCGTTCCCAATCTTCCGCGGCGGTCGCGGCATCGTCCGCTGACGCGTCCGCGCCGAGCGAGTCCGCTTCTGAACTCTCCGCAATTCTCCGCGAAATCTGCGCCGAGTTGCGTGCGATTCGTCTGAGCCTGGAACCGAAGGACTCGCCTCTTCCCCACGAGAGTTCCCCTCTCCCGTCCTGCGGACACCCTCTCCCCCTCCGCCCCCTCCGAGGGGGAGAGGGAACGGGAGAGAGGGCCGTTCGTGGGGAGGGATCCCATGGGTTCCATGTGCGAACCCTTTCGGAGAATTCTCCTCCACCGCCTCATGGTTGA
- a CDS encoding NADH-quinone oxidoreductase subunit M, protein MLPWAIYISFAGVAVLMLLPNGNARAARIIALLTAVLGLVCGLGGALQIKTGATVASLCKLAWIPALGIEYHLAADGISLTLVTLTGIAAVAGILFSWNVEHRAKEFFAFYLALIGGVYGVFLSFDLFLLFVFYELAIIPKYFLIAIWGSTNREYGAMKLALYSFIGSAMVLIGLVAAFVVAGGKTMNLLELANYSFPAAFQYWAFPLVFVGFAILAGLWPFHTWAPTGHVAAPTAASMLLAGVVMKLGAYGALRVAMTLFPLGLKAWQLPFGLLAVIGIVYGAMVALVQNDFKFVIGYSSVSHMGFVLLGLMTINEIGLSGAVLQMFSHGIIAGLLFGVVGRMVYDRTHTRELAALQTMNLSKTMPYAAATFLIGGVASMGLPGFSGFVAELQVLIGAWHAFPIFGILAGLGIVVGVAYMLRTLQKSFFADHVPRTNPTNSAGEQITVPERLGAALLMGTTLVIGLYPRLLLDLIVPSLQSPLFDGLRKGAGL, encoded by the coding sequence ATGCTGCCCTGGGCTATTTATATTTCCTTTGCAGGAGTCGCTGTCCTGATGCTGCTGCCGAACGGCAACGCGCGCGCGGCGCGGATCATCGCGCTGTTGACCGCCGTGCTCGGTCTGGTCTGCGGGCTCGGCGGCGCTCTACAGATCAAAACAGGCGCGACGGTCGCGAGCCTTTGCAAGCTGGCGTGGATTCCCGCGCTCGGCATCGAGTACCACCTCGCCGCGGACGGCATCAGCCTGACGCTGGTGACGCTCACCGGAATCGCCGCCGTGGCAGGAATTCTCTTTTCCTGGAACGTCGAGCACCGGGCGAAAGAGTTCTTTGCCTTTTATCTGGCGCTCATCGGCGGGGTCTATGGCGTTTTCCTGAGCTTCGATCTGTTCCTTCTCTTCGTCTTTTACGAACTGGCGATCATTCCAAAATACTTTCTGATCGCAATCTGGGGTTCGACCAACCGCGAATACGGCGCCATGAAACTGGCGCTCTATTCGTTTATCGGCAGCGCAATGGTCTTGATCGGGCTGGTCGCGGCGTTCGTGGTCGCGGGCGGGAAAACCATGAACCTGCTGGAGCTGGCGAATTATTCCTTCCCGGCAGCCTTCCAATACTGGGCGTTCCCGCTGGTCTTCGTCGGTTTCGCGATTCTCGCGGGCCTGTGGCCCTTCCACACCTGGGCGCCCACGGGCCACGTTGCCGCGCCGACCGCGGCTTCCATGTTGCTGGCGGGTGTGGTCATGAAGTTGGGCGCTTACGGCGCTCTGCGCGTGGCGATGACGCTTTTTCCGCTGGGCTTGAAAGCGTGGCAACTCCCGTTCGGGCTTCTCGCGGTTATCGGAATTGTCTATGGCGCGATGGTGGCGCTCGTGCAGAACGATTTCAAATTCGTGATCGGCTATTCCAGCGTCAGTCACATGGGATTCGTTCTGCTGGGCTTGATGACCATCAACGAAATCGGGTTAAGCGGCGCGGTGCTGCAGATGTTTTCGCACGGCATCATCGCCGGGCTGCTCTTCGGCGTGGTGGGCCGAATGGTCTATGACCGGACCCACACACGCGAGTTGGCGGCTTTGCAGACGATGAACCTCAGCAAGACCATGCCTTACGCCGCCGCGACGTTCCTGATCGGTGGCGTGGCTTCGATGGGGTTGCCCGGTTTCAGCGGGTTTGTGGCGGAGCTGCAAGTGTTGATCGGCGCCTGGCACGCTTTCCCAATCTTCGGAATCCTCGCTGGGCTGGGAATCGTGGTCGGGGTCGCGTACATGCTGCGCACGCTTCAGAAATCGTTCTTCGCGGATCACGTGCCCCGGACGAACCCAACCAACTCCGCCGGCGAACAAATCACCGTTCCCGAACGACTCGGCGCCGCGCTTTTGATGGGAACCACGCTGGTGATCGGCCTGTATCCCCGGCTTTTGCTGGACTTGATCGTTCCCAGTCTTCAATCGCCGCTCTTCGACGGCCTGCGGAAAGGCGCGGGGCTGTGA